The Acinonyx jubatus isolate Ajub_Pintada_27869175 chromosome E3, VMU_Ajub_asm_v1.0, whole genome shotgun sequence genome has a window encoding:
- the PGAP6 gene encoding post-GPI attachment to proteins factor 6 isoform X3 — MGRAGTGTRGAAVAVAVAGPLLLLLLAGAPPAAAGDAKKSDVRLVSEQFSQSPQKLSFYSWYGSARLFHFRVPPDTVLLRWLLQVSRGGGPACTDVEITVYFRYGAPPVINPLDTSFPANTSVQPSFLIKMLQSNASVNISHPAPGDWFVAAHLPPSSQKIEVKGFVPTCAYIFQPDMLVLRAVEVFILEPDVPLPQTLLSHPSYLKIFIPENTRELRLELQGCATNGSLGCPVRLTVGSATLPRNFQKVLTCVSPSWACHLLLPSPPWDRWLQVTARSLAGPHVSVAFRAVAALTACRPWTLNSQHLLPSGTNQSCNASAGLLPPSPGSRGPGRSSRLGSGPFCLMSYPVLREDMDVVSVRFRPVDRVSMLVRSAVPSVLRLHLNTGMDSGGSLTVSLQANQTAVTNNTLVVVCVNAASPFLSFNTSLNCTTAFFQGYPLSLSASSRQADLVIPYPETDNWYLSLQLVCPESPEECEQTSVLVETTLYLVPCLNDCGPYGQCLLLRRHSYLYAGCSCKAAPLASHWPTGWRGWSCTDNSTAQTVAQQRVATLLLTLSNLMFLAPIAISVHRLLLVEASVYAYTMFFSTFYHACDQPGEAVLCILSYDTLQYCDFLGSGVSIWVTILCMARLKAALKHVLFLLGTLVFAMSLQLDRRGAWNMMGPCLFAFVVMVTMWHLAHAAGGKCGLPAAAARGAHQALGLLAEAHVPLSDL, encoded by the exons ATGGGCCGGGCTGGGACCGGGACCCGGGGCGCGGCGGTGGCGGTCGCGGTGGCGgggccgctgctgctgctgctgctcgcTGGGGCCCCGCCTGCGGCTGCCGGCGACGCCAAGAAGAGCG ACGTCAGGCTGGTGTCGGAGCAGTTCTCACAGTCCCCACAGAAGCTGTCTTTCTACAGCTGGTACGGAAGCGCCAGGCTCTTCCATTTCCGCGTGCCCCCGGACACCGTGCTGCTGCGCTGGCTGCTGCAAGTGTCCCGGGGCGGTGGCCCTGCGTGCACCGACGTGGAGATCACTGT gtaCTTCCGTTATGGCGCCCCTCCTGTCATCAACCCTCTGGACACCAGCTTCCCCGCCAACACCTCCGTGCAGCCCTCCTTCCTCATCAAGATGCTGCAGAGCAACGCGTCCGTCAACATCTCCCACCCAGCACCCGGGGACTGGTTTGTGGCCGCCCACCTGCCGCCCTCATCCCAGAAGATTGAGGTGAAG GGTTTTGTGCCCACCTGTGCCTACATCTTCCAGCCGGACATGCTTGTCCTGCGGGCAGTCGAGGTGTTCATCCTGGAGCCTGATGTCCCCCTTCCACAGACTCTCCTGTCCCACCCCAGCTACCTCAA AATCTTCATCCCTGAGAATACCCGGGAGCTGCGGCTGGAGCTGCAGGGCTGTGCGACCAACGGGAGTCTGGGCTGCCCTGTTCGCCTTACTGTGGGCTCGGCCACCCTGCCCAGGAACTTCCAGAAGGTGCTAACGTGCGTTAGCCCCAGTTGGGCCTGCCACCTGCTGTTGCCTTCGCCGCCCTGGGACCGGTGGCTGCAagtgacagccaggagcctggccGGGCCTCATGTGTCAGTGGCCTTCAGGGCTGTAGCTGCGCTCACAG CCTGCAGGCCGTGGACCCTGAACTCCCAGCACCTCTTGCCGAGCGGCACAAACCAGAGCTGTAACGCCTCCGCTGGCCTGCTGCCCCCAAGCCCCGGCTCCCGTGGCCCGGGCAGGAGCAGCAGGCTGGGCAGCGGGCCCTTCTGCCTCATGAGCTACCCGGTCCTTCGAGAAGACATGGACGTGGTATCTGTACGCTTCCGGCCCGTGGACAGGGTCTCCATGCTGGTGCGGTCAGCCGTGCCCTCGGTGCTGCGGCTGCACCTCAACACTGGCATGGACAGCGGGGGCTCCCTCACCGTCTCCCTGCAGGCCAACCAG ACCGCGGTCACCAACAACACCTTGGTCGTGGTCTGCGTGAATGCGGCCTCGCCCTTCCTCAGCTTCAACACGTCGCTCAACTGCACTACAG CCTTCTTCCAGGGCTACCCCCTGTCTCTGAGCGCCTCGTCACGCCAGGCCGACCTCGTCATCCCCTATCCAGAGACAGACAACTGGTACCTCTCCCTGCAGCTCGTATGCCCCGAGAGTCCTGA GGAGTGTGAGCAGACCTCGGTCCTCGTGGAGACCACCTTGTACTTGGTGCCTTGCCTGAATGACTGTGGACCCTATGGCCAGTGTCTTCTGCTGCGCAGACACAGCTACTTGTATGCAGGCTGCAGCTGCAAGGCAG CCCCCTTGGCGTCGCATTGGCCCACAGGCTGGCGTGGGTGGAGCTGCACGGACAACAGCACAGCCCAGACGGTGGCCCAGCAGAGGGTGGCCACCCTCCTTCTCACCCTCAGCAACCTCATGTTCCTGGCTCCCATTGCCATCTCCGTGCACCGCCTCCTCCTGGTGGAGGCCTCCGTCTATGCCTACACCATGTTCTTCTCCACA TTCTACCATGCCTGTGACCAGCCCGGGGAGGCGGTGCTGTGCATCCTCAGCTATGACACATTGCAGTACTGCGACTTTCTGGGCTCTGGGGTGTCCATCTGGGTCACCATCCTCTGCATGGCGCGGCTGAAGGCGGCCTTGAAACAT GTCCTGTTTCTCCTGGGCACACTGGTCTTCGCCATGTCCTTGCAGCTGGACCGCAGGGGTGCCTGGAATATGATGGGGCCTTGTCTCTTTGCCTTTGTGGTTATGGTCACCATGTGG catctggcacatgcTGCTGGCGGGAAGTGCGGCCTTCCTGCTGCCGCCGCGAGAGGAGCACACCAAGCCCTGGGCCTG
- the PGAP6 gene encoding post-GPI attachment to proteins factor 6 isoform X1: MGRAGTGTRGAAVAVAVAGPLLLLLLAGAPPAAAGDAKKSDVRLVSEQFSQSPQKLSFYSWYGSARLFHFRVPPDTVLLRWLLQVSRGGGPACTDVEITVYFRYGAPPVINPLDTSFPANTSVQPSFLIKMLQSNASVNISHPAPGDWFVAAHLPPSSQKIEVKGFVPTCAYIFQPDMLVLRAVEVFILEPDVPLPQTLLSHPSYLKIFIPENTRELRLELQGCATNGSLGCPVRLTVGSATLPRNFQKVLTCVSPSWACHLLLPSPPWDRWLQVTARSLAGPHVSVAFRAVAALTACRPWTLNSQHLLPSGTNQSCNASAGLLPPSPGSRGPGRSSRLGSGPFCLMSYPVLREDMDVVSVRFRPVDRVSMLVRSAVPSVLRLHLNTGMDSGGSLTVSLQANQTAVTNNTLVVVCVNAASPFLSFNTSLNCTTAFFQGYPLSLSASSRQADLVIPYPETDNWYLSLQLVCPESPEECEQTSVLVETTLYLVPCLNDCGPYGQCLLLRRHSYLYAGCSCKAAPLASHWPTGWRGWSCTDNSTAQTVAQQRVATLLLTLSNLMFLAPIAISVHRLLLVEASVYAYTMFFSTFYHACDQPGEAVLCILSYDTLQYCDFLGSGVSIWVTILCMARLKAALKHVLFLLGTLVFAMSLQLDRRGAWNMMGPCLFAFVVMVTMWVYRCGHRHQCYPTSWQRWGFFLLPGISMAAVAVAIYTSMMTSDNYYYTHSIWHMLLAGSAAFLLPPREEHTKPWACSQKLTCRYQICKSHREELYAVT, translated from the exons ATGGGCCGGGCTGGGACCGGGACCCGGGGCGCGGCGGTGGCGGTCGCGGTGGCGgggccgctgctgctgctgctgctcgcTGGGGCCCCGCCTGCGGCTGCCGGCGACGCCAAGAAGAGCG ACGTCAGGCTGGTGTCGGAGCAGTTCTCACAGTCCCCACAGAAGCTGTCTTTCTACAGCTGGTACGGAAGCGCCAGGCTCTTCCATTTCCGCGTGCCCCCGGACACCGTGCTGCTGCGCTGGCTGCTGCAAGTGTCCCGGGGCGGTGGCCCTGCGTGCACCGACGTGGAGATCACTGT gtaCTTCCGTTATGGCGCCCCTCCTGTCATCAACCCTCTGGACACCAGCTTCCCCGCCAACACCTCCGTGCAGCCCTCCTTCCTCATCAAGATGCTGCAGAGCAACGCGTCCGTCAACATCTCCCACCCAGCACCCGGGGACTGGTTTGTGGCCGCCCACCTGCCGCCCTCATCCCAGAAGATTGAGGTGAAG GGTTTTGTGCCCACCTGTGCCTACATCTTCCAGCCGGACATGCTTGTCCTGCGGGCAGTCGAGGTGTTCATCCTGGAGCCTGATGTCCCCCTTCCACAGACTCTCCTGTCCCACCCCAGCTACCTCAA AATCTTCATCCCTGAGAATACCCGGGAGCTGCGGCTGGAGCTGCAGGGCTGTGCGACCAACGGGAGTCTGGGCTGCCCTGTTCGCCTTACTGTGGGCTCGGCCACCCTGCCCAGGAACTTCCAGAAGGTGCTAACGTGCGTTAGCCCCAGTTGGGCCTGCCACCTGCTGTTGCCTTCGCCGCCCTGGGACCGGTGGCTGCAagtgacagccaggagcctggccGGGCCTCATGTGTCAGTGGCCTTCAGGGCTGTAGCTGCGCTCACAG CCTGCAGGCCGTGGACCCTGAACTCCCAGCACCTCTTGCCGAGCGGCACAAACCAGAGCTGTAACGCCTCCGCTGGCCTGCTGCCCCCAAGCCCCGGCTCCCGTGGCCCGGGCAGGAGCAGCAGGCTGGGCAGCGGGCCCTTCTGCCTCATGAGCTACCCGGTCCTTCGAGAAGACATGGACGTGGTATCTGTACGCTTCCGGCCCGTGGACAGGGTCTCCATGCTGGTGCGGTCAGCCGTGCCCTCGGTGCTGCGGCTGCACCTCAACACTGGCATGGACAGCGGGGGCTCCCTCACCGTCTCCCTGCAGGCCAACCAG ACCGCGGTCACCAACAACACCTTGGTCGTGGTCTGCGTGAATGCGGCCTCGCCCTTCCTCAGCTTCAACACGTCGCTCAACTGCACTACAG CCTTCTTCCAGGGCTACCCCCTGTCTCTGAGCGCCTCGTCACGCCAGGCCGACCTCGTCATCCCCTATCCAGAGACAGACAACTGGTACCTCTCCCTGCAGCTCGTATGCCCCGAGAGTCCTGA GGAGTGTGAGCAGACCTCGGTCCTCGTGGAGACCACCTTGTACTTGGTGCCTTGCCTGAATGACTGTGGACCCTATGGCCAGTGTCTTCTGCTGCGCAGACACAGCTACTTGTATGCAGGCTGCAGCTGCAAGGCAG CCCCCTTGGCGTCGCATTGGCCCACAGGCTGGCGTGGGTGGAGCTGCACGGACAACAGCACAGCCCAGACGGTGGCCCAGCAGAGGGTGGCCACCCTCCTTCTCACCCTCAGCAACCTCATGTTCCTGGCTCCCATTGCCATCTCCGTGCACCGCCTCCTCCTGGTGGAGGCCTCCGTCTATGCCTACACCATGTTCTTCTCCACA TTCTACCATGCCTGTGACCAGCCCGGGGAGGCGGTGCTGTGCATCCTCAGCTATGACACATTGCAGTACTGCGACTTTCTGGGCTCTGGGGTGTCCATCTGGGTCACCATCCTCTGCATGGCGCGGCTGAAGGCGGCCTTGAAACAT GTCCTGTTTCTCCTGGGCACACTGGTCTTCGCCATGTCCTTGCAGCTGGACCGCAGGGGTGCCTGGAATATGATGGGGCCTTGTCTCTTTGCCTTTGTGGTTATGGTCACCATGTGG GTGTACCGCTGCGGGCACCGGCACCAGTGCTACCCGACCTCCTGGCAGCGCTGGGGCTTTTTCCTCCTGCCTGGCATCTCCATGGCCGCTGTGGCTGTGGCCATCTACACCTCTATGATGACCAGTGACAACTATTACTACAcccacagcatctggcacatgcTGCTGGCGGGAAGTGCGGCCTTCCTGCTGCCGCCGCGAGAGGAGCACACCAAGCCCTGGGCCTG
- the PGAP6 gene encoding post-GPI attachment to proteins factor 6 isoform X4, with product MLQSNASVNISHPAPGDWFVAAHLPPSSQKIEVKGFVPTCAYIFQPDMLVLRAVEVFILEPDVPLPQTLLSHPSYLKIFIPENTRELRLELQGCATNGSLGCPVRLTVGSATLPRNFQKVLTCVSPSWACHLLLPSPPWDRWLQVTARSLAGPHVSVAFRAVAALTACRPWTLNSQHLLPSGTNQSCNASAGLLPPSPGSRGPGRSSRLGSGPFCLMSYPVLREDMDVVSVRFRPVDRVSMLVRSAVPSVLRLHLNTGMDSGGSLTVSLQANQTAVTNNTLVVVCVNAASPFLSFNTSLNCTTAFFQGYPLSLSASSRQADLVIPYPETDNWYLSLQLVCPESPEECEQTSVLVETTLYLVPCLNDCGPYGQCLLLRRHSYLYAGCSCKAAPLASHWPTGWRGWSCTDNSTAQTVAQQRVATLLLTLSNLMFLAPIAISVHRLLLVEASVYAYTMFFSTFYHACDQPGEAVLCILSYDTLQYCDFLGSGVSIWVTILCMARLKAALKHVLFLLGTLVFAMSLQLDRRGAWNMMGPCLFAFVVMVTMWVYRCGHRHQCYPTSWQRWGFFLLPGISMAAVAVAIYTSMMTSDNYYYTHSIWHMLLAGSAAFLLPPREEHTKPWACSQKLTCRYQICKSHREELYAVT from the exons ATGCTGCAGAGCAACGCGTCCGTCAACATCTCCCACCCAGCACCCGGGGACTGGTTTGTGGCCGCCCACCTGCCGCCCTCATCCCAGAAGATTGAGGTGAAG GGTTTTGTGCCCACCTGTGCCTACATCTTCCAGCCGGACATGCTTGTCCTGCGGGCAGTCGAGGTGTTCATCCTGGAGCCTGATGTCCCCCTTCCACAGACTCTCCTGTCCCACCCCAGCTACCTCAA AATCTTCATCCCTGAGAATACCCGGGAGCTGCGGCTGGAGCTGCAGGGCTGTGCGACCAACGGGAGTCTGGGCTGCCCTGTTCGCCTTACTGTGGGCTCGGCCACCCTGCCCAGGAACTTCCAGAAGGTGCTAACGTGCGTTAGCCCCAGTTGGGCCTGCCACCTGCTGTTGCCTTCGCCGCCCTGGGACCGGTGGCTGCAagtgacagccaggagcctggccGGGCCTCATGTGTCAGTGGCCTTCAGGGCTGTAGCTGCGCTCACAG CCTGCAGGCCGTGGACCCTGAACTCCCAGCACCTCTTGCCGAGCGGCACAAACCAGAGCTGTAACGCCTCCGCTGGCCTGCTGCCCCCAAGCCCCGGCTCCCGTGGCCCGGGCAGGAGCAGCAGGCTGGGCAGCGGGCCCTTCTGCCTCATGAGCTACCCGGTCCTTCGAGAAGACATGGACGTGGTATCTGTACGCTTCCGGCCCGTGGACAGGGTCTCCATGCTGGTGCGGTCAGCCGTGCCCTCGGTGCTGCGGCTGCACCTCAACACTGGCATGGACAGCGGGGGCTCCCTCACCGTCTCCCTGCAGGCCAACCAG ACCGCGGTCACCAACAACACCTTGGTCGTGGTCTGCGTGAATGCGGCCTCGCCCTTCCTCAGCTTCAACACGTCGCTCAACTGCACTACAG CCTTCTTCCAGGGCTACCCCCTGTCTCTGAGCGCCTCGTCACGCCAGGCCGACCTCGTCATCCCCTATCCAGAGACAGACAACTGGTACCTCTCCCTGCAGCTCGTATGCCCCGAGAGTCCTGA GGAGTGTGAGCAGACCTCGGTCCTCGTGGAGACCACCTTGTACTTGGTGCCTTGCCTGAATGACTGTGGACCCTATGGCCAGTGTCTTCTGCTGCGCAGACACAGCTACTTGTATGCAGGCTGCAGCTGCAAGGCAG CCCCCTTGGCGTCGCATTGGCCCACAGGCTGGCGTGGGTGGAGCTGCACGGACAACAGCACAGCCCAGACGGTGGCCCAGCAGAGGGTGGCCACCCTCCTTCTCACCCTCAGCAACCTCATGTTCCTGGCTCCCATTGCCATCTCCGTGCACCGCCTCCTCCTGGTGGAGGCCTCCGTCTATGCCTACACCATGTTCTTCTCCACA TTCTACCATGCCTGTGACCAGCCCGGGGAGGCGGTGCTGTGCATCCTCAGCTATGACACATTGCAGTACTGCGACTTTCTGGGCTCTGGGGTGTCCATCTGGGTCACCATCCTCTGCATGGCGCGGCTGAAGGCGGCCTTGAAACAT GTCCTGTTTCTCCTGGGCACACTGGTCTTCGCCATGTCCTTGCAGCTGGACCGCAGGGGTGCCTGGAATATGATGGGGCCTTGTCTCTTTGCCTTTGTGGTTATGGTCACCATGTGG GTGTACCGCTGCGGGCACCGGCACCAGTGCTACCCGACCTCCTGGCAGCGCTGGGGCTTTTTCCTCCTGCCTGGCATCTCCATGGCCGCTGTGGCTGTGGCCATCTACACCTCTATGATGACCAGTGACAACTATTACTACAcccacagcatctggcacatgcTGCTGGCGGGAAGTGCGGCCTTCCTGCTGCCGCCGCGAGAGGAGCACACCAAGCCCTGGGCCTG
- the PGAP6 gene encoding post-GPI attachment to proteins factor 6 isoform X2: MGRAGTGTRGAAVAVAVAGPLLLLLLAGAPPAAAGDAKKSDVRLVSEQFSQSPQKLSFYSWYGSARLFHFRVPPDTVLLRWLLQVSRGGGPACTDVEITVYFRYGAPPVINPLDTSFPANTSVQPSFLIKMLQSNASVNISHPAPGDWFVAAHLPPSSQKIEVKGFVPTCAYIFQPDMLVLRAVEVFILEPDVPLPQTLLSHPSYLKIFIPENTRELRLELQGCATNGSLGCPVRLTVGSATLPRNFQKVLTCVSPSWACHLLLPSPPWDRWLQVTARSLAGPHVSVAFRAVAALTACRPWTLNSQHLLPSGTNQSCNASAGLLPPSPGSRGPGRSSRLGSGPFCLMSYPVLREDMDVVSVRFRPVDRVSMLVRSAVPSVLRLHLNTGMDSGGSLTVSLQANQTAVTNNTLVVVCVNAASPFLSFNTSLNCTTAFFQGYPLSLSASSRQADLVIPYPETDNWYLSLQLVCPESPEECEQTSVLVETTLYLVPCLNDCGPYGQCLLLRRHSYLYAGCSCKAGWRGWSCTDNSTAQTVAQQRVATLLLTLSNLMFLAPIAISVHRLLLVEASVYAYTMFFSTFYHACDQPGEAVLCILSYDTLQYCDFLGSGVSIWVTILCMARLKAALKHVLFLLGTLVFAMSLQLDRRGAWNMMGPCLFAFVVMVTMWVYRCGHRHQCYPTSWQRWGFFLLPGISMAAVAVAIYTSMMTSDNYYYTHSIWHMLLAGSAAFLLPPREEHTKPWACSQKLTCRYQICKSHREELYAVT; encoded by the exons ATGGGCCGGGCTGGGACCGGGACCCGGGGCGCGGCGGTGGCGGTCGCGGTGGCGgggccgctgctgctgctgctgctcgcTGGGGCCCCGCCTGCGGCTGCCGGCGACGCCAAGAAGAGCG ACGTCAGGCTGGTGTCGGAGCAGTTCTCACAGTCCCCACAGAAGCTGTCTTTCTACAGCTGGTACGGAAGCGCCAGGCTCTTCCATTTCCGCGTGCCCCCGGACACCGTGCTGCTGCGCTGGCTGCTGCAAGTGTCCCGGGGCGGTGGCCCTGCGTGCACCGACGTGGAGATCACTGT gtaCTTCCGTTATGGCGCCCCTCCTGTCATCAACCCTCTGGACACCAGCTTCCCCGCCAACACCTCCGTGCAGCCCTCCTTCCTCATCAAGATGCTGCAGAGCAACGCGTCCGTCAACATCTCCCACCCAGCACCCGGGGACTGGTTTGTGGCCGCCCACCTGCCGCCCTCATCCCAGAAGATTGAGGTGAAG GGTTTTGTGCCCACCTGTGCCTACATCTTCCAGCCGGACATGCTTGTCCTGCGGGCAGTCGAGGTGTTCATCCTGGAGCCTGATGTCCCCCTTCCACAGACTCTCCTGTCCCACCCCAGCTACCTCAA AATCTTCATCCCTGAGAATACCCGGGAGCTGCGGCTGGAGCTGCAGGGCTGTGCGACCAACGGGAGTCTGGGCTGCCCTGTTCGCCTTACTGTGGGCTCGGCCACCCTGCCCAGGAACTTCCAGAAGGTGCTAACGTGCGTTAGCCCCAGTTGGGCCTGCCACCTGCTGTTGCCTTCGCCGCCCTGGGACCGGTGGCTGCAagtgacagccaggagcctggccGGGCCTCATGTGTCAGTGGCCTTCAGGGCTGTAGCTGCGCTCACAG CCTGCAGGCCGTGGACCCTGAACTCCCAGCACCTCTTGCCGAGCGGCACAAACCAGAGCTGTAACGCCTCCGCTGGCCTGCTGCCCCCAAGCCCCGGCTCCCGTGGCCCGGGCAGGAGCAGCAGGCTGGGCAGCGGGCCCTTCTGCCTCATGAGCTACCCGGTCCTTCGAGAAGACATGGACGTGGTATCTGTACGCTTCCGGCCCGTGGACAGGGTCTCCATGCTGGTGCGGTCAGCCGTGCCCTCGGTGCTGCGGCTGCACCTCAACACTGGCATGGACAGCGGGGGCTCCCTCACCGTCTCCCTGCAGGCCAACCAG ACCGCGGTCACCAACAACACCTTGGTCGTGGTCTGCGTGAATGCGGCCTCGCCCTTCCTCAGCTTCAACACGTCGCTCAACTGCACTACAG CCTTCTTCCAGGGCTACCCCCTGTCTCTGAGCGCCTCGTCACGCCAGGCCGACCTCGTCATCCCCTATCCAGAGACAGACAACTGGTACCTCTCCCTGCAGCTCGTATGCCCCGAGAGTCCTGA GGAGTGTGAGCAGACCTCGGTCCTCGTGGAGACCACCTTGTACTTGGTGCCTTGCCTGAATGACTGTGGACCCTATGGCCAGTGTCTTCTGCTGCGCAGACACAGCTACTTGTATGCAGGCTGCAGCTGCAAGGCAG GCTGGCGTGGGTGGAGCTGCACGGACAACAGCACAGCCCAGACGGTGGCCCAGCAGAGGGTGGCCACCCTCCTTCTCACCCTCAGCAACCTCATGTTCCTGGCTCCCATTGCCATCTCCGTGCACCGCCTCCTCCTGGTGGAGGCCTCCGTCTATGCCTACACCATGTTCTTCTCCACA TTCTACCATGCCTGTGACCAGCCCGGGGAGGCGGTGCTGTGCATCCTCAGCTATGACACATTGCAGTACTGCGACTTTCTGGGCTCTGGGGTGTCCATCTGGGTCACCATCCTCTGCATGGCGCGGCTGAAGGCGGCCTTGAAACAT GTCCTGTTTCTCCTGGGCACACTGGTCTTCGCCATGTCCTTGCAGCTGGACCGCAGGGGTGCCTGGAATATGATGGGGCCTTGTCTCTTTGCCTTTGTGGTTATGGTCACCATGTGG GTGTACCGCTGCGGGCACCGGCACCAGTGCTACCCGACCTCCTGGCAGCGCTGGGGCTTTTTCCTCCTGCCTGGCATCTCCATGGCCGCTGTGGCTGTGGCCATCTACACCTCTATGATGACCAGTGACAACTATTACTACAcccacagcatctggcacatgcTGCTGGCGGGAAGTGCGGCCTTCCTGCTGCCGCCGCGAGAGGAGCACACCAAGCCCTGGGCCTG